The Peromyscus eremicus chromosome 2, PerEre_H2_v1, whole genome shotgun sequence genome includes the window GTCCCACAGACCCTAGCTGGTCATGTTAGATGTCCTATTACTTAACTCTTTGCATCGctgtgacaaaagcaactgactgaagaaggtttattttggcttgtacTTCAGAGGCACAGCCCATCGTAGTGGGAGAGCTGGATGCTGGGACTCAGCTCGCTGTTTCCTTGTACTCAGTCCTGGACCCCAGCCCGTGGTGTAGGACCCCCAAcatttaaggtggatcttcccacctcaatctAATGTAGAAACTCttccatagacatgcccagaggtttgtttctgTGATAATTCTAAATCCCACCAAGATAAGTGAAGATTTTCATCTCAGGAAGTCAGGATGGCTCTACCATACCCAGGGCACCAAATGGCTGTCCTTTATTACTGGACCCAAAGCTCCACCTTTTTTCGTCCTGGTCTtccatttcctttgcctccaGCCAGGCCTTTCCCTAATGTGCAGCCTTTGTGGTGTTACAGGTGTGGAGATGAAGAAGATTACAGATGCCCACACGCCGTCTGGCCTGACCGTAAACCTGACGCTGTACTACATGCTCTCCTGCTCTCCAGCCCCGCTGCTCAGCCCTTCTCTGAGCCACAGGGAGCGAGACCAAATGGAAGCAACACTCAACTATGAAGACCACTGTTTCAGTGGCCATGCCACCATGCATGCCGAGAACCTGTGGCCAGGCCAGCTCTCCTCGGTGCAGCAGATCCTGCAGCTGGCTGACCTGTGGAAGCTGACCCTCCAGAAGCGAGGCTGCAAGGGGCTGGTGAAGGTTGGCGCTCCAGGTATCTTGCAAGGCATGGTGCTCAGCTTCGGCGGGCTACAGTTCACAGAAAACCACCTGCAGTTCCAGGCCGACCCTGAGGTGCTCCACAACAGCTATGCGCTGCATGGAATACGCTACAAGAACGACCACATCAACCTGGCTGTGCTGGTGGATGCAGAGGGCAAACCCTACCTGCACGTGTCCGTAGAGTCCCGAGGCCAGCCTGTCAAGATCTATGCCTGTGAGGCAGGCTGCCTCCAGGACCCTGTGGAACTGACCTCAGAGCCTGGGGGCCACACCTTCTCTGTCATGGTGACACAGCCCATCACACCACTGCTGTACATCTCCACCGACCTCACACACTTGCAGGATCTACGGCACACGCTGCacctcaaggccatcctggcccACGATGAGCACATGGCCCAGCAGGATCCCggtctgcccttcctcttctggTTCAGTGTGACCTCCCTCATCACCCTCTTCCACCTCTTCCTCTTTAAACTCATCTATAATGAATACTGTGGGCCTGGAGCCAAGCCCCTCTTCAGGAGCAAGGTAGGCTACCTCTACTAAAGCCCCAAGCTCCTGCCATTCTCTGTTGTGTCCAAAAAGGGCAGCCTGGCCAGGGGACAGCCTAGGCAGTAATGGGATCTCCTTCAAGCCAGTGCCCACAGCTCTCGTGTCCAAGAGAGGAGTCCATTTTGACGGCAAGCTAGTTATGGTAGTGTACTCCTGTTATCCCAGCATTGAAGATGCTAAAGCAGGAaggttgtgagtttgagaccaacttgaactacatagcaaaacaaaacaaacaaacaaaaacatgcccTCAGTGGTCAGGCTCTCAGTGTGGGTCGGCTGATGCAATTATTTAGTCAGCCCACGGCAGCAGGCCAGCCAggcccttcctgcctctcctctccccaaTACTGCCACAGAAAGGTAGACCAGGTAGTGGATCTGTGTCCCGGCATTTAGGAAGCCCTGAGCCCATGCAGGCGATGGGCCAGTCCCCGCCACCAAGAAACTGTGGCATCTGGTTTGTGGTTTAAGGCCAGGCTTGCAGGAAAGCAATGCTTGGCCCTCAGGAGCAGGCAGCAGATGGAGGCAGGTCTGAGTTCCTCATGATGAGGGAACCAGTGGAGACTTGGGTGGAAAAGCGGTGTGGAGAAGGCCTTCCCAGTAGCCAGCTTTTGGCCAGCTCTGATAGAAAAGGTGAGTTCTGCAGCCTCTGGAGCCAGTAGGCTCTTTCCCCTACTGGCCACTGGCCCCCTACCCTTACTCTTGCTTGACATGTATGTTCTTAAATGTTCACCATTCAGTTGGGAAGAAAAACTGCCTCCCTGAGGAACTGCCCATGCCCCTCACTGCCATGCCAAAGAGAGCCCCAGCCAACATGCCACATCAACCCAAGGAGGTTCATGGGCTACTACATAGTAATTCTAGCCTGGCCATGGGCCGGGAGCTGTCTATTTGGCTGGATCTGAGACATTGTCCCTGTGGTCTGCTCCCCTGCcaatgtgtgtatttgtctgttttgagatGGCCtcgtgtagccaaggctggccttgaacttgctatgtagtagaAGCTGGCTCGCactttcctcctgcctctacttcccaagtgctgggatcacgggtgtgcaccaccatacctggcttttccCCAGATGTTTCTGTAGCTGGGCTGTGGGTTGGTGCTAAATAGTGACCTCTTGTTTCATTGAGCAGGAAGATCCCAGTGTCTGAGTGAACCTCGAGTCCCGCTCTCAGCCACCGTTTGCACAAGACACCCAGCACTGAGCATCCTGCTGCTGCATGAACAGGGAGCCTTTGGAAGCACCAACCCTTTGTGCCTTGTGGGGGACAGTGACTCAGAAGCGCTTGTGGGTACAAGAGTTTGCACTGGAGGGAAAGAGGGCCGAGGACTCGTGTAAGTTTCCCAGTCAATAAATCAAACCCGTAGGGAGAATACTTGAAGTTGAGCGCACTCCTTCCACTTCCCCCCGACTTCTATCCCAGGAAAGAGATCCTCTTTAAAAGACTTGTTGAGGAAAAATTGTGTTCTTCTCCTAATTTAATGTGTTCTTTCTTGAATggatttctaatttatttttgttgaagTTTTGCTGGGTGGCTTTTCATCCACCTTAGATCAGGACTGTTGGTGGCAACAACCGATCCCTGCCACCTCCTTGGCACCCGGGGCCCCCAGTCTGGAGGCTGGGCCTGAGCCCCAGGCGGCCACCCTGCCTGGGCAGGTGTGGTTCCCCTGGCCTACAGCCGGTTTGCACATTGCCTCCTTCTCACCTTGAGCCAGTGGGATCTGTCCTTTTGTACTTTGGGTCCCTGGGAAAGGTGTTTAACTTTCTAGTGATGGATggttgtgggcttttgaaataccaaagcttttttgttcttttttaaataaatatctttcaaaCTTCCATGAGTGATTTGTGTGTGGTTGAACCCTTGGACACATTCATCACACCCTCCCCCATTACTAAATTTTTAGGGTGGTGGTCTTCAGTGGTACACGCCACCTCAACAAGCTGTTTTCTcatgtggctgctgctgctgcaaggCCAGAGCATCTTCCCTGCTGTGCTGCAGGCTCCTCCTCCCTTACCCATCCTAAGGGTCTGGACCCTCCAACCCTGGGCTTTTCTAGCTGGAGCGAAGAGAGTGGCAGACAGTGATAGGCCTTCTGCTCattgtagagagagagagagttccagggatGAGAAAGGGACTGAATGAGGGATAGCAGCCCTCTGCTGGGGGCTGTCATCCTTGGGGTTTAGTGGGTTCCCTGGGCTCCCTGTGTTTGTGACTCACCAGAAAGCCTGGCCTGTTTGCCAAGGATCTGTGTGTTCACCACAACAGCTGTTCAAGAGTAAACAAGGGAATAGGGCTGTGTTGTGGGCAGCCCTGGTTTTCATTGCTTCAGTCCACAGCGCTGGGAGGTGCGGAGACACAGATACAGGCCAGGTTGCCTCTTCCAGAGAGTAGGAACTGCACCGTAAGGGTGTCATTTACAGTGTGAAAAACCCTGCAGTTGTATCAAACTGGAGGCTGCTGGTAGCTAGGAGCCGTTTGCAGGCCTGGAATCCTTTAGAAAGCAGTggcagaggggttggggatttagctcagtggtagagcacttgcctagcaagcacaaggcgctggattcgatcctcagctccaaaaaaaagaaagcagtggcAGGaaacccaggagttcaaggtcattcctgactacatagtttgaggccagccctgcaaacctcatgatgagTTCAATCCCACAATggacagagagaaccaactctcaaaagTTATCCTCTAATCCCCACATATGTACTGTGGCCCATGTGAACCATcgtacacacataatacacaataaaaatgttaaattggCTTCAAATTAAACGAGGCCCTGTGAATTACAGCTCTCATTTACAAGCTTACACCAGGTATGGTGACATACGCCTGTACCTGCAGCActgaggatgcagaggcaggaggattgaagcaagtttgaagccagcctctgCTACAGAACAAGTACCAGGAGGTaccaagtcagccagggctacagagcaagacactgtctcagtgTCCCCACACCCAAAGCCCTCCACTACCTGTGTTAGGTATTTTATATCAGCGTGGCTTCATGTGGGAGGGAGGTTGCTAGGGGGTTAAGATCTCAGATGCAAACCAGGTATAGTAGTGTACATCTGTAATCTGGCACTCAATATGGACAGTAGTTCAtgaccagcatgggctacacagcAGGATGGTCTTTAAACTCAGTTGCAGTCTGGTGTATATagcgagttcaaggacagccaggactacaaagaaagaccctgtttcaaacaacaaaaaccgCTCAGACAGACAGATGCGGGGAGGGCTCAATGTACTTAATATGTGCAGGTGcatacaaaggccagaagagggcgttggatacCCTCTCCACTCTTTGCCTGTTCCTCTCAGGCAGTCTTTCTTCCCAAACCTGGGGCTTGCATCTCAGGGAGGCTAGAAGCCGGCAAgcccctgtctctgccaccctcagagctggggttaccTGTGGCTTCATAGGAAACACCCAGCTTGTTACATTGGTgtgggggatttgaactcaagacctcacacttgcatggccagtactttacccactgagccctctccttggcctttttgtttgtttgttgtttgtcttttgtttttgagacaggtttcatgTAACCCAGCCTGGCCTTGGATTTGGTATGTAGCTAGGGATGGCTTTGGACTCATaatcctgcttctacctcccagctGCTAAGAcagtaggcatgtgccactatgcctagcgTGGCTTgtgactttaaatattttttcattatttttaattatgtgtatgtacctgtgtggATATGTGCCTGTAAGtacaggtgccctcagagactAGAGGCATCCGAGTCCCTGGAGCTGAGTTCCTGCAATTGTTACTCAgcttatgtaggtgctgggaatcaaacctgggtcttctcaaaagcagtgtatgcttgcaactgctgagccatgtctccagcctgtgagtttggtttttcctttcttcttttctttaaattctatttttattttatgtgcattttgtgtttttccgtgaatgtcgggtcccctggaactggaattatagacagttgtgagctgccatgtgggtgctgggaatagtcactgctcttaaccactgagccatctctccagccctgagttttgtttcttgagatggtctttctatgtagctcaggctaacctgcctcagcctcctaagtgctgattGTAAACATGAGCCACTATGCTTGAGTTTCTCAGGAGTCTTCCTCAGCATTAATTATAAAATGCACAGCCCATACCCAGGTGTCTAAGGCGGGCTCTGGCCTCTGCCATTCCCATGATGTGACCTCTgactgtttgctttctgtttctgtttcggCCTTGCTGGCTCCTTCACACAACCCAGTTCTTCCCAACAGCTGGAAAACTAAAATGTTTGGCCCACTGCATGGCTTCTTGTACCCCATCCCTCACCCTGCAGCCACCTTTGATCCTTGACGTTACTGTGGCACAGGTGTGAGTAACCCCACAGTACCTGTTTTGGGAACTCTTGTCTTCAGATGTAACTTGGAAGCCCTGTGAGGGTAACACTACTTGGGGGTGACATTTCAAGTGTTGTCTCTTCTCTTTCCGGGGTGCACAGTCTCTCCCCCctccatttatttgtgtgtatgtgttagtatgcatcccacagcacatgtgtggaagtcagaacagCTTGCAGTACCCttggttccctcctcccactatGTAGGTCTCTAACCTCCTTAGAGGGCCAGGGTAGCTCACCAGAGGAGGATAAGACCTTGAGTTGGCACCTGAACGTGTCCATCCAGGGTAGAAATGGTGTGAGTACACCAACAGATCCAGGGATGGTTTAGGTACAAGGGAACAGAAATAGCCTGCTATGCTGGAGTTGACAGACAGAAGCTGGGGTTTGCCTACATCACCATCCACCTCAGAGGGTGAGAGTTGGCTCTGGTCCTAGTCCAGGGCTGTGATAGGAGAGATGCTAATCACCTCTGTCTTGATCACCATCATACTTTTAGCCAGTCTTCAGTGTCTTCCAAAACCAAAGGAGGACAGCCCCCACCCCTAATCCCACCTGCAAAAGACCGAgaccaaaggaaaaagagagtGACTTGCCAAAGGTCACAGAGAGGTGGCTAAGAGAGCCTGGGCTGGGAGGCAGGTGCTCCCTAGCAGGCTCATGTTAATGATTGTCTTGCTCTTCCGAGAAACACTATAAACCCTGACTCTCGGACGCCCCCAGGAACTGCAGGAATCAACTTGACCACTGGGGTAACAGGATAGCAAACAGGACTGGCAAGCAGCTGGGAGAGGAGGCTGTGGCTTCTCAGAATGAAACCTGAGGGCACCAGGCTGCATTCCCAGGGAAATAATCCTTCtgcactgtgaatatatattactctcattggttagtaaagaactgactggcctatagccaggcaggaagcacagGCAAGACAGctaaactaagaatgctgggaggaagaagggcagtcAGGGGAGGAGTTAGTggagtcaccaggagacacagagagcaagacatgctggaggacaggaaaagccatgagccacgtggcaatacatagagtaatagaaatgtgttcacttaagttgtaagagctagttagtaataagcctgagctattggctgaatatttgtaattaatataagctttggtgtgtttatttgggagctattggcaggacagaaactcccACCAACAAATGTGTGTAGGAGGGTAGTAAGCTGGGAGAGTGGGGCCTGGGTCCCATTTCAGCTCTGTCATTAGGTGACCTCATGCCTGTGGCCTAACACAGGTGAGTTAAGTTTTCACGCTGTACATCTCCACCTGGAAAATGGGCCTAATAGCATCTCCCTACTTCACAGAATGGCTGGCAGTGCTGCTAAAAAAATGACTGTGGAGGAATGTGTGTGCTCTGTGAGTATCTCCCACTTGGGGTGATCGTCTTACATACCATGAGGGCTAGCATTCCTTTACCCAAAGCCCAAGGACAGAATTCAGGAGTTCTGTGAACTCAGGTCTGAAAACcatcttttgtttcatttattaactTCAAACTGAAATTTAACATTTCCTcctgttctttatttatttatttttttaagatttatttattatacatacagtgttctgtctacatgccagaagaggcaccagatctcactatagatggttgtgaaccaccatgtagttgctggggattgaactcggaacctctggaagaacagccagtgctcttaacctctgagccacctctccagccctcctgttctttattttattttattttttgagacaggatcccacgTCTCCTAGATTGGCtacaaactcactatgtagcaaaaGGTGACCTTGAAGTAAacaattactttattatttttattttatgtatattgcgTGGAGCTGAGTGTATGTTtgagcaccacatgcatgcaggtacctgcagaagccagaggagggcattgggtcccctggcactggagttatcaCGCAGTTACAGCCAACTCAGGGTTCAGTCCAAAGGGGCTGAAGAAGTCCCCAGGGCTTCTTGCATGTTCGGCAAGCACTCTGCctactgagctgcacccccagccCTGTAAATGgtaatgttttttcttttgtttgatttttctctctctccttctgcggtggtttgaatgagaatgttccccataggctcagatgtttgaatactgGGTCTCTGGTTGGTGACATTGTTTGGTTAAGTttaggaggaagtatgtcactgggggtggtcttCGAGAATTTAAGACCTTACTCTGCTCCCCATTCAATCTTTGCTTCCTGCTTGCAGTTTGAGATGTGAGCCCCCAGCTTCAGCCACCAGGTCTAGCtgccatgtgctgtgggataatgctcttgtacactgtaaagattccTCACTTGAATGGTttaatgaaatgctgattggccagtagccaagcaggaagtataggcggggcaagcagactaaggatgctgggaagaggaagggcggagtcaggagtcaccagccagatgcagaggaagcaagatgggaatgttgtactgagaaaagctaccaagccatgtggctaaacatagataagaattatgggttaatttaactgtaagagctagtcagtaataagcctgagataacggctgagcagttataattaatataattaatataagctgtgtggtaatttgggaaatggctgctgggtatttgggagttgttggcagaacagaaacttctgcctgcaAATAGTGCCCAATGTGAGgtgtatcctggtttccattccaaggtcaacacatctttgaagtaaaccggttggtttagctcgggagttttttctgttgtccaatgtctcttcCCCAGCTACTGCCTCAGCCACCAGGTCTAGCTGCCATGACAGATTTTTATcccaatagaaaagtaactatacAACCAGACAAGGCTGACTCCTTCCCCAGTATTGAACTTCTCCCTGACAGGATTTCCTGTTGACAGTGGGGCTTATGGCTTCCCTGAAGAAAACACACCTTTCCAGCTCTCCATGCAGTTCTGTGATCACAGGACTAAACTCTGTGATCTTATAAATAGCCAATGATATCTATAAGAagctcattcctttttttttctttttgctgttgtccgtttttctcttgagttttaaaaaaatactttatttttatgtggtgtgtgtgtgtgtgtgtgtgtgtgtgtgtgtgtgtaggtgagcatggagaccagaagagggtattggatgccCTGGATCTGAAGTTTCAGGCAGCTgaaagccacctgacatgggtactgggaaccaaattccaACCCTCTGAAAGGGCTCAACCactaagctatttctccagccccaaagaatTATTCCCCAAGAGCTTGGGACTTCTACTTTCTCTTGGACAACTCTGAAATGGAATTCTTTAAAATTGTGTCtatttgttgtatgtgtgtatgtcggCCCACAGATGCCATAATATACACGTGGAGGCCAAGTGGCAGGGCTTGGTTCTACCATGTgtccctggggatcaaactcaggtcactgggctcaGTGATAAGCACCACCTTACTGGTCCTTGTTACTGTTGGGATGTTAAGGGTTTgggggtttggttttgagacagtctcttatagcctatgctggtctcaaacttcagGCAGTGCTCctgcttcacctcctgagtgctgggattataagcattaGCCACCACaccttgtagctggaagttttcctgtgtcctgcctggtcctgtagccactcagacacaaataaacatacagaggcttatattaattatggccatggcctatggctcaagtttcttgctagctagctcttataactgaactcagcccatttctagtcatctatatgttgccacgtgttccatggctttacctgtgtgccttgCTTGCTGGATGGCGGGATGGTGTCTCCCCTGTCTCTCCTTTGTCctttcctgtctatctgcttgtatttcctgcctgcctctaagctgccttgccataggccaaatggctttatttatcaaccaatcagagcaacacatattcacagtgtacagaaagacatcccacagcacttccccttttctgtctaatcaaaaaggaaggttttaactttaacatagtaaaattacatataacaaaacagttatcaagcaagaattacagttacaacatctagtctatttgtatttggtgaatttaaagaaaatattctttctatcctatatttgtgagtctaaggtttcatatctaatttatcttttatcataaccaaggaaaattataactatctagtcttcaattacatcaaagaccccagaaggatataatattacctaagtaaacaggaaatgcattgtaagcaacttccaaaattctggaaatgacagagacagctgcctgcctggacagtcatccaaagttcctctgtaatgttggggcatccatcttcagcctataggcctggagtatctcagtcacttctctctgtgtcctgcagaatatctggcagtctcctctgtgaaacaggaacctaaaggaccatttcgCCTTGTTTTagcaaattcagtggtcatttttccatgggtcctgcatgtccagtcaatacaacattataaataaagctgtgggctggagagatggctcagaggttaagaacattggctgttcttccagaggtcctgagttcaattcccagcacccacacggtggctcacaaccatctgtaatgaaatctggctccttcttctggcctacagggatacatgcaaacagaacactgtatacataataagtaaacaaatctttaaaaataaataaataaagctgcattgccCTATGGCAGAGCAgggtggagccaggcaggaaaatccaagagagatagaggaagaagaaaggcagaggcggaggagatgccatcctgccatccagaaagcagcatgtaatggcacacaggtaaagccacagaacatgtggcaacatagagatgaatagaaatggactgagtttagttataagagctagctagcaagaaaattgagccataggccatggccatgcaattcgtaattgatataagcctccgtgtgtttacttgggtatgagtggctgcaggacagggtgggacacaggaaaacttccagctacaactcCTGGCTCAAccgtttttgttttatttatttatttgagacaaagttttaCATTGAAATCCAGGCTATCCTCAAAGttatagtgatcctcctgcctcaacctctcaagtacattcaggcatgagccatcacacccacCTGAACAGTtatttttatagaagaaagagaatattCACACTGAcaatggagagaaagagggaggaaaggagacatGGAGAACTCACATCAGAGGGCTGAGAGCTTAGAGGAGAAGGTAGAGGACCGATGGAGAGCATGACACCCCCTGGGCCATTGGCGATGGTGGAGGAGCAGATGGAGAGTGTGACACTCCTGGGAACTTGGGGACAGTGGTCTTGTAGTTACTGGAGAGAAAGGAGATGCCTCGATCCCAGGGCATCTCTTCCAGTTCTCTTTTCCATGGCTGTTGGTTAGCTCTTTTTCCTCCTGAGTTTCTGCCAGATGTGGACCATTGCAGTGACTCTTCACAGCCTTAGTAGCCAGTTTGTGATTGGAAGGaaaagggtgggagggagggaaggaacaaTTTTCCAGGAACATTGGAGAGAAAAAGTCAGGAATTCTGAAATGTGGCTGAGGGTGGGGAGAGAccaatctctttaaaaataatgcaGCGAGAGTCAGAGGCTGGGCACAAGACATGGAGACACATGGTGACCAAATGTGCCATCCTGTAggctgagtatggtggcatgtgcctttaatccagtacttgggagctAGTAGCAGGAAGATCTGTGAATTTGAAgtctagcaaaacaaaacaaaacaaacaaaacaaaacaaaaacttcctcCGATGTGTACTCAAAGAAGCACCCAGAATGCACTAGAGACAATTTTATGGGCAGAAGGCAGTATTTGAACATGCAAGTACCAAGGTGGAGATGCTGTGCTCACTGAGCCACTGAAACAAATCCTGCCAAGAGGAAGCTTCCCCTAAGGCGTGGGTATCCCAGATCTTGGAGCTGAGCATGTCATGAACAATGGTCTTCAGCACCTCGGACAGAACCTGATCTCCCACCCAAGGCATCCTCCAAACTGTCCTCATCTGGAACTTGCTAGACACGTTCTACCAGTGAGCCATATGCTTAGCCTCAGACATGTACATGAACCATGTCAGGCTCATAAGCCCAAATGGGGAACTGTTGAGATGGGGTCACTGGCTACACACCAGCCAGTGTAGCTCCCAGAGAGAAGCATCTCAAAGGCTCTGGGGTTCTCTGTGGCCCTGGATTATCCTGATTTCTGTTTCTATGTAGGATGGGGATCACTAACTGCCTGATAAGGCTCATTTGTTGATTCCAGAAATACAACCCTCCATTCTGACCCCTGAGGGATCTACACTCTCAGGACTGGGTAGCACGGACTCCCCCTTCTTCAGTGGTGAAGGGACTAGAGAAACATTCCAGCTCCTTGAGAATAGGCACTCTGGTGTCCAAAGGACACCCTGGTATGCTGCAGGTGACCAGTCCAAGCCCAGACTCTATCCcttccagggcatccagtgtTTGGTCAGCAAATCAGGATAGGTGATCAGGGAAGCCCTGGAGGGAAGGCTAGAAACTACCACCATGGAATGGGCTGAAGGTGGAGAGGTGTAGGAGCTGCCTTTGACATTgagaaaaagaagcaagcatTAATGAAATGCCCACATTAATGTAAGACACATTCCAACCCCGAGCTGTGGGCAGGAAGGGGTGATGCCTTTTATAGACACCACAGTTCTAGTAAGAGGA containing:
- the Kiaa2013 gene encoding uncharacterized protein KIAA2013 homolog isoform X1, which encodes MWLQQRLKGLPGLLSSSWARRLLCLLGLLLLLLWFGSSGARRAAGGLRLPSWAHSEPGAAEPSACLEAATRAWRGLRDRGEAVPLGPGVPALVANGFLALDAAYNRLWVTPGEREPAVALDFVPFVQLRPLNVLAEAGEAVLLLREGLLRRVRCLQLGTPGSGPASGVAGPASASGLSAGSGRDCVLLQEDFLAHRGRPHVYLQRIQLNNPTERVAALQTVGPTAGPIPKSFTSTLEKVGDHQFLLYSGRSTPLPSGLVHLVVVASKKLVNRLQVAPKTQLDETVLWVVHVSGPIHPQVLKSKGAKELKALQDLARKEMLELLEMPASELLQDHQHLWAQLFSPGVEMKKITDAHTPSGLTVNLTLYYMLSCSPAPLLSPSLSHRERDQMEATLNYEDHCFSGHATMHAENLWPGQLSSVQQILQLADLWKLTLQKRGCKGLVKVGAPGILQGMVLSFGGLQFTENHLQFQADPEVLHNSYALHGIRYKNDHINLAVLVDAEGKPYLHVSVESRGQPVKIYACEAGCLQDPVELTSEPGGHTFSVMVTQPITPLLYISTDLTHLQDLRHTLHLKAILAHDEHMAQQDPGLPFLFWFSVTSLITLFHLFLFKLIYNEYCGPGAKPLFRSKEQAADGGRSEFLMMREPVETWVEKRCGEGLPSSQLLASSDRKGRSQCLSEPRVPLSATVCTRHPALSILLLHEQGAFGSTNPLCLVGDSDSEALVGTRVCTGGKEGRGLV